A DNA window from Turicibacter sp. TJ11 contains the following coding sequences:
- the cax gene encoding calcium/proton exchanger: MKLLKYMLIFVPISFIGYFLNFSPTIMFILACLSIIPLAGLMGEGTEEISFYAGPKIGGFLNGTFGNATELIISFFALKQGLFEVVKSSIAGAVIGNILLVLGASMLAGGLKYKTQKFNEKVSDVSSSMLLFAVLGLCIPALFTHTVDPSLLNTRYEGLSLFVAVIMIIIYALSLLFSFSTHKHLYAISPTEDLNHQAKWSLPKALLILLLSTVVIAIESEFLVSGIEPITESLGWSEFFVGIILIPIIGNAAEHSTAITMALKNKMDVALEIAIGSSLQIILFVAPILIFLSLFFTPMSIVFNEFELVALLAAIIIANKVAHDGESNWLEGVQLLSVYLIIAASFFIL; encoded by the coding sequence ATGAAGCTTTTGAAATATATGCTTATTTTTGTTCCTATTAGTTTCATCGGTTATTTTTTAAACTTTTCACCAACGATCATGTTTATTCTTGCCTGTTTATCAATTATTCCATTAGCAGGATTAATGGGAGAAGGAACAGAAGAAATTTCGTTTTATGCAGGACCTAAAATTGGTGGATTTTTAAATGGGACGTTTGGAAACGCAACAGAATTAATCATTTCCTTTTTTGCGTTAAAACAAGGATTATTTGAAGTCGTTAAATCATCTATCGCTGGAGCTGTCATCGGAAACATCTTACTTGTACTAGGGGCGAGCATGTTAGCGGGAGGGTTAAAATATAAAACACAAAAATTTAATGAAAAAGTATCGGATGTCTCATCTAGTATGTTGTTATTTGCGGTATTAGGACTTTGTATTCCTGCGCTATTTACTCATACGGTCGATCCGAGTTTACTCAATACACGCTATGAAGGATTAAGTTTATTTGTCGCTGTTATTATGATTATCATTTATGCCTTAAGTCTTCTCTTTTCATTTAGTACACATAAACATCTTTATGCCATTTCACCAACAGAAGATTTGAATCATCAAGCGAAATGGTCATTACCAAAAGCTCTCCTCATTCTTCTTCTCTCAACCGTTGTGATCGCTATTGAAAGTGAATTTTTAGTTAGTGGAATTGAACCCATTACTGAAAGTTTAGGTTGGAGTGAATTTTTCGTTGGAATCATTTTAATACCGATTATCGGGAATGCTGCTGAACATAGTACAGCCATTACAATGGCTCTTAAAAATAAAATGGACGTTGCACTTGAGATTGCTATCGGATCAAGTTTACAGATTATTTTATTTGTTGCGCCCATTCTTATCTTTTTAAGTTTATTCTTTACCCCAATGAGTATCGTCTTTAATGAATTTGAGTTAGTTGCGCTATTAGCTGCAATTATCATTGCTAATAAGGTCGCTCATGATGGAGAGTCGAATTGGTTAGAAGGCGTTCAACTTCTTTCTGTTTATCTCATTATTGCAGCATCCTTCTTTATCTTATAA
- a CDS encoding RsmF rRNA methyltransferase first C-terminal domain-containing protein: MALPKDFLDKMKTLLNEEYDAFIASYEQEKSLGLRLNTLKTSMTQFENLNPFHLKSIPWVKEGYFYQQAERPGKHPYHEAGVYYIQEPSAMSVGTFVEAVPGEKVLDLCAAPGGKSTHVASQLQQEGLLITNEIYPQRAKILSQNIERMGIKNAIVLNESPQKLAKHFPLYFNRIVVDAPCSGEGMFRKDEVAQEEWSLENVEICANRQQDILEEAAKMLKPGGRIVYSTCTFAPEENEQAIAKFIKNHPEFEIETMQAYEGFKPGQLEWAKEDVEGIEKTYRLWPHHIHGEGHYVAVLKKLEDDHFEEPKRQYVKPLKDKKKLQEFLTFAKETLIDVPKGDYVLFGDQLYIVPEEMLTFEGLKVIRAGWHLGTMKKNRFEPSHALALSLTSQDVKHSISFTSCDEAITAYLRGETIPFDGEKGWYLVCVDGYSLGWAKLANNMLKNHYPKGLRWN, encoded by the coding sequence ATGGCGTTACCAAAAGACTTTTTAGATAAAATGAAGACGTTACTAAACGAAGAGTATGACGCATTTATTGCAAGCTATGAACAAGAAAAATCTCTTGGATTACGTTTGAATACATTAAAAACAAGTATGACACAATTTGAAAATTTAAATCCATTTCATTTAAAATCGATTCCGTGGGTAAAAGAAGGATACTTTTATCAACAGGCTGAGCGACCTGGAAAACATCCTTATCATGAAGCGGGAGTTTATTATATTCAAGAACCGAGTGCTATGTCAGTTGGAACGTTTGTTGAAGCTGTACCGGGTGAAAAAGTATTAGATTTATGTGCGGCACCAGGTGGAAAAAGTACACATGTTGCTTCACAGTTGCAACAAGAGGGCTTACTCATCACGAATGAAATTTATCCACAGCGTGCTAAAATTCTTTCACAAAATATTGAGCGTATGGGAATTAAAAATGCGATTGTATTAAACGAAAGTCCACAAAAATTAGCGAAGCACTTCCCTCTTTATTTCAATCGTATTGTGGTTGATGCACCATGTTCAGGAGAAGGAATGTTTAGAAAAGATGAGGTCGCACAAGAAGAGTGGAGCCTTGAGAATGTTGAAATTTGTGCAAATCGTCAACAAGATATTTTAGAGGAAGCCGCTAAAATGTTAAAACCAGGTGGACGCATCGTTTATTCAACGTGTACGTTTGCTCCTGAAGAAAACGAGCAAGCCATTGCTAAATTCATTAAAAATCATCCAGAGTTTGAAATTGAGACGATGCAGGCATATGAGGGGTTTAAACCTGGACAATTAGAGTGGGCAAAAGAAGACGTTGAGGGAATTGAAAAAACATATCGTTTATGGCCACATCACATTCATGGAGAAGGTCATTATGTCGCTGTCTTAAAGAAATTAGAAGATGATCATTTTGAAGAACCAAAGCGTCAGTATGTGAAACCGTTAAAAGATAAGAAAAAACTTCAAGAATTTTTAACGTTTGCTAAAGAGACGTTAATCGATGTTCCAAAAGGAGATTATGTGTTATTTGGGGATCAACTGTACATCGTACCTGAAGAGATGTTAACATTTGAAGGATTAAAAGTCATTCGAGCAGGTTGGCACTTAGGAACGATGAAGAAAAATCGTTTTGAACCCTCTCATGCATTAGCTTTATCATTAACTTCACAAGATGTGAAGCATTCAATTTCATTTACATCTTGTGATGAGGCTATTACTGCTTATTTACGTGGAGAAACGATTCCTTTTGACGGCGAAAAAGGTTGGTATTTAGTTTGTGTGGATGGTTATTCACTTGGATGGGCAAAGCTTGCTAACAACATGCTAAAAAATCATTATCCAAAAGGATTGCGTTGGAATTAA
- a CDS encoding phage holin family protein encodes MDLAFLQSFCVPTIVGICLCVGYVIKDSLTFIPNKYIPLIMAVLGLSLNVFINNSLTADVILAGLVSGLASTGTHQFFKEMMKVQEIEDENSSDDSNDNNATS; translated from the coding sequence ATGGACCTAGCCTTTTTACAAAGCTTTTGTGTACCCACTATTGTTGGAATCTGTTTATGTGTGGGTTACGTTATTAAAGATAGCTTAACCTTTATTCCTAATAAGTATATTCCACTCATCATGGCAGTTCTTGGACTATCATTAAACGTCTTTATTAATAATTCATTAACAGCTGACGTTATTCTTGCCGGATTAGTTTCTGGACTTGCTAGTACAGGAACACATCAATTTTTTAAAGAAATGATGAAAGTTCAAGAAATTGAAGATGAAAACTCTAGTGACGATTCAAATGACAATAATGCTACCTCATAA
- a CDS encoding zinc ribbon domain-containing protein YjdM, translating into MSALPNCPKCNSEYTYEDGSMLVCPMCAHEWSPAAEAEAAEANVIRDANGNILADGDTVTVIKDLKVKGSSSAIKQGTKVKGIRLVFDSPNGHDIDCKIDGFGAMSLKSEFVKKI; encoded by the coding sequence ATGTCAGCTTTACCAAATTGCCCTAAATGTAATTCAGAATATACATATGAAGATGGAAGTATGTTAGTTTGTCCAATGTGTGCTCATGAGTGGAGTCCAGCGGCTGAGGCTGAAGCAGCTGAAGCGAATGTCATTCGTGATGCGAACGGAAATATTTTAGCAGATGGAGATACTGTTACTGTCATTAAAGATTTAAAAGTTAAAGGAAGTTCTTCAGCCATTAAGCAAGGAACTAAAGTAAAAGGAATCCGTTTAGTGTTTGATTCACCAAATGGTCATGATATTGATTGTAAAATCGATGGATTTGGAGCGATGAGCTTAAAATCTGAATTCGTTAAAAAAATCTAA
- a CDS encoding EAL domain-containing protein: protein MNIISKFKYFIISILMILLVTVSSIEIKNRKFIHEIQLSAISETNDFNYSSDLLMNKLNSPFLSESDKLFISGYVNLIDGNDELATDYFRDVTTKDNQINSAYSYKVLSHLNHSVDDKKSLEYSKNAFELIPKSQYGKNYDLIESIVQCILLDHEKKSLSVSILEQVVSDSNPMSDEQQLKYLKLLGNVYYYNRSYAEVIETNLKIISLSHSINDWYSKGMALLRIATVTYHIGAYEAGMDLLESIESSQIKDVKLKNDLEIKKLISIAILKHHIGQVDESNELTFKLDHYKYQLSDKEVEIMNFYQTVMLALFYIEQQEIENAQIKLKALANYIDKDYSDYFINTKNTYYFINGLFHKQTQNYDEAIKNLELILPYVDEQSNLFNQILYYEQLIDTYRLANEVEKEAKYNQELILLRQKQTDLVLGEYLQYMSYRFDYDRLINERLFLTVINLLVSILLIIITIIFGEKFIHPKIKVSSTRREIRNYLENENYFIVYQPIVNPKTDEVMGAEALLRLQVDNQLIMPDKSIEQIESCHMMGEVTTWILNKVLDNYGVLSASKKSKPFYISMNLTFREIENDDFCQTIAKVLMESNVPKQAICLEITESVRGNNDTKVRENISYLKDVGFKIALDDFGMEYSNFFLLDKFDFNLIKLDKYFIDHIGESSNEALIGVIYYLSQNKDITIVVEGVENELQQSMIKRIPLHQIYIQGYFYSKPLELTEFQQFIKSRYENS, encoded by the coding sequence GTGAATATAATTAGCAAGTTTAAATATTTTATTATCAGTATATTAATGATTTTACTTGTTACTGTTTCATCAATTGAAATTAAAAATCGAAAGTTTATTCATGAGATTCAACTCAGTGCAATTAGTGAAACAAACGATTTTAATTATTCATCAGATTTATTGATGAATAAGCTAAATTCGCCTTTTTTAAGTGAGTCAGATAAGTTATTTATTTCAGGCTATGTGAATTTGATTGATGGGAATGATGAGTTAGCTACTGATTATTTTAGGGATGTAACCACAAAGGATAATCAAATTAATAGTGCCTATAGCTATAAAGTTTTATCTCACTTAAACCATTCCGTCGATGATAAAAAGTCATTAGAGTATTCTAAAAACGCCTTTGAATTGATTCCTAAGTCTCAATATGGAAAAAATTATGATTTAATTGAAAGTATTGTTCAATGTATCTTATTAGATCATGAAAAAAAATCGTTATCTGTTTCCATTTTAGAACAGGTTGTATCTGATTCAAATCCAATGAGTGATGAGCAACAGTTAAAATATTTAAAATTATTAGGGAATGTTTATTATTATAATCGAAGCTATGCTGAAGTGATTGAAACAAATTTAAAGATTATTAGTTTGTCTCATTCGATAAATGATTGGTATAGTAAGGGGATGGCTTTGCTTCGTATTGCAACGGTCACTTATCACATAGGTGCATATGAGGCAGGGATGGATTTATTAGAAAGCATCGAATCTAGTCAGATAAAAGATGTTAAGCTAAAAAATGATTTAGAAATTAAGAAACTCATTTCAATAGCGATTCTTAAGCATCATATAGGACAAGTGGATGAATCAAATGAGCTAACTTTTAAATTAGATCATTATAAATATCAGTTATCTGATAAAGAAGTAGAAATTATGAATTTTTATCAAACTGTTATGTTAGCATTATTCTATATTGAACAACAGGAGATAGAAAATGCGCAAATTAAATTAAAAGCATTAGCTAACTATATCGATAAAGATTACTCAGATTATTTTATTAATACGAAAAATACTTATTATTTTATTAACGGTTTATTTCATAAACAAACTCAAAATTATGACGAGGCCATTAAAAATCTTGAATTGATATTACCGTATGTGGATGAGCAATCTAATCTATTCAATCAAATTTTATATTATGAGCAATTAATAGATACTTATCGATTGGCAAATGAGGTAGAAAAGGAAGCAAAATATAATCAAGAACTTATTTTATTACGTCAAAAACAGACTGACTTGGTTTTAGGGGAATATTTACAATACATGAGTTATCGTTTTGACTATGATCGCTTAATTAACGAACGGTTGTTTTTAACAGTTATTAATTTATTAGTCTCTATTTTATTAATTATAATAACGATCATATTTGGTGAAAAATTCATTCATCCCAAAATTAAAGTTTCTTCGACTCGTAGAGAGATTCGAAACTATTTAGAAAATGAGAATTATTTCATTGTTTATCAACCGATCGTGAACCCTAAAACAGATGAGGTGATGGGGGCTGAAGCGCTTCTTCGTCTACAAGTAGATAATCAATTAATTATGCCAGATAAAAGTATTGAGCAAATTGAATCTTGTCATATGATGGGGGAAGTAACCACCTGGATTTTGAATAAAGTATTAGATAATTATGGAGTGTTATCCGCAAGTAAGAAGTCTAAGCCATTTTATATTTCCATGAATTTAACGTTTCGGGAGATTGAAAATGATGACTTTTGTCAGACCATTGCCAAGGTTTTAATGGAATCTAATGTGCCTAAACAAGCGATTTGTTTAGAAATAACAGAGAGTGTTCGAGGAAATAATGACACGAAGGTTAGAGAAAATATTAGTTATCTAAAAGATGTCGGTTTTAAAATTGCTCTTGATGATTTTGGTATGGAGTATTCAAACTTCTTCTTATTAGATAAGTTCGATTTTAATTTAATTAAACTGGATAAATATTTCATTGATCATATCGGAGAATCATCAAATGAAGCTTTAATTGGTGTTATCTACTACTTATCTCAAAACAAAGATATTACGATTGTTGTAGAAGGTGTTGAAAATGAATTACAACAGTCCATGATCAAAAGAATTCCGTTACACCAAATTTACATTCAAGGATATTTTTACAGTAAACCTTTAGAGTTAACTGAGTTTCAACAATTTATTAAAAGTCGATATGAAAATAGTTAA